The Lampris incognitus isolate fLamInc1 chromosome 7, fLamInc1.hap2, whole genome shotgun sequence genome window below encodes:
- the LOC130115344 gene encoding histone H3.3A: MARTKQTARKSTGGKAPRKQLATKAARKSAPSTGGVKKPHRYRPGTVALREIRRYQKSTELLIRKLPFQRLVREIAQDFKTDLRFQSAAIGALQEASEAYLVGLFEDTNLCAIHAKRVTIMPKDIQLARRIRGERA; this comes from the exons ATGGCCCGTACCAAGCAGACTGCCCGTAAATCCACCGGAGGCAAAGCCCCGCGGAAGCAGCTGGCCACCAAGGCTGCCCGCAAGAGCGCCCCTTCCACCGGTGGCGTCAAGAAGCCCCACCGTTACAG GCCCGGCACTGTAGCGCTACGTGAGATCCGTCGTTACCAAAAGTCCACTGAGCTGCTGATCCGCAAGCTTCCCTTCCAGCGCCTGGTGAGAGAAATTGCTCAGGACTTCAAGACTGATCTGCGTTTCCAGAGTGCAGCCATTGGAGCCCTGCAG GAGGCTAGCGAGGCCTACCTGGTGGGTCTCTTTGAAGACACCAACTTGTGTGCCATCCATGCCAAGCGTGTCACCATTATGCCCAAAGACATCCAACTTGCTCGCCGTATTCGTGGGGAACGTGCTTAA
- the LOC130115345 gene encoding histone H3.3A: MARTKQTARKSTGGKAPRKQLATKAARKSAPSTGGVKKPHRYRPGTVALREIRRYQKSTELLIRKLPFQRLVREIAQDFKTDLRFQSAAIGALQEASEAYLVGLFEDTNLCAIHAKRVTIMPKDIQLARRIRGERA, translated from the exons ATGGCTCGTACCAAGCAGACTGCCCGTAAATCCACTGGAGGCAAAGCCCCACGTAAGCAGCTGGCCACAAAGGCTGCCCGTAAGAGTGCCCCTTCCACCGGTGGTGTCAAGAAGCCCCATCGTTACAG GCCCGGCACTGTGGCACTGCGTGAGATCCGTCGTTACCAGAAGTCCACTGAGTTGCTGATCCGCAAGCTGCCCTTCCAGCGCCTGGTGAGAGAAATTGCTCAGGACTTCAAGACTGATCTGCGTTTCCAGAGTGCAGCCATCGGAGCTCTGCAG GAGGCTAGCGAGGCCTACCTGGTGGGTCTGTTTGAAGACACCAATCTGTGCGCCATCCATGCCAAGCGTGTCACCATTATGCCCAAAGACATCCAGCTGGCTCGTCGCATCCGTGGGGAACGTGCTTAA